TGTGTTGTTTGGTCCTCTTTGGTCTAACCTGAGATCTATCAACGAGCGTTATTGCGGCTTTTGTCCTTGTTCCTGGGTGAGGAGAGGACGCCGGCCGTTTCTAGCACCGGGTGCTGCTGATCCTGTTCTTCGTCACGGCGGCGGCCTTATCGCTTTGGTCTCCGGGAAGCCACGGCGGTGCACGACCGCCGGGGCCAACGTGCCCACGCCTTGCGCGTCAAGCTCGAGGCGGTGGGCTGGGTGATGGTGCGGTTCCTCCGGCGGCATAGCCTTGACAAGAGCAACTCGCACACCCACCTACGGAAGGAGGAGCAAGAGAGCAACAGCTGTACAGAAAGCGACACGGCGGAGATGCAAGAGCCCGGTGGCAATGGCGGCGGGGGTGCTCCCCCGCTGCCCAACGGCCGGACGGCGCCTCGCTCCCGTCTCGCACGCGACGGGCCGCCCTCAGGCATGCCAGTTTTGATTGATTCATTTCGCTAAACTGCGTTTTAATTAGTTAAGGTGCCAGTTAATTTGGTCGATGCGATTGTGCCAGTTAACCATTCTGGCTTGTTTTGTTTGGTCAGATTTGGACGTGATGAAGGAGAGATTTGCGAAGCTGCTGCTTGGAGAGGACATGTCAGGGACCGGGAAAGGCGTGCCGTCGGCTCTAGCGCTGTCCAACGCCATCACCAACCTGGCCGCGTCCGTCTTTGGGGAGCACCGCAAGCTGGAACCCATGGCGCCGGACACCAAGGAGCGGTGGAAGAAGGAGGTCGGCTGGTTGCTGTCCGTCACCGACCACATCGTCGAGTTTGTCCCGACAAGACAGACCGCCGAGAACGGCACTACCATGGAGGTAACAAGCTCTTCTTTCCATCTGACTAATAGCATCCATCCTTGTAACATCTTGGGGTTGGTTCCCTTTCTATCCACAGATCATGTCGACAGCGCAGCGTCGCGACCTGCAGATGAACATCCCCGCTCTGCGCAAGCTGGACGCCATGCTCATTGTAAGTGCTATTACCTTATTAGGCATCTCCAACAGCAACCTGCAAAAGACCTCCCGCATTCATCTATGGATAGGGAATCAGTCCGCGGACACGGATGCAGGAAGTCGACATCTAATACTAGTCGCATACATTTTCACCGTAACTCGAATCAACTACAGGAAATTCAATCAGAAAGGATGAATTTTGATATAAACACGGCGGATTTCATTGGAAGTAGGATATTTGTACATAAATTCCGTCCAGTGAACTAAAAACCTAAAACTACACTATAACATACTTCACACGGTGACCTCATAGCCAATGCCGGCCTGGCGGGCTGCTCCTCCTCCATCATTGTTGCCCGTCGTCGTCAGAGGAGTCGTTGTCGCGCTTGGGGCGCCGGAAGGTGGTGGCGCCGCGGCAATGCTTCCCGGCAGTCGCCTGACGCTCAAGGATGATCCTctccgcctcctcctgcgccgtGCATAGTTAGGCCGCGGCCACCGAGGATGTGGGCTGGGGGAGAGGGCGGCGGTTGTTGGAGGCGTCGTCGTTGATGGCGACGACGATCTCGGTGAGGGACCATTCCTCGCCGTACGTGGCCATCTCCCCGTCGAGGTGGCAAAGACGGCGCTTAGCCGTCTCAGACGTCGTCACGGAGCGGTCCAGGGCCCAGGCGTATGCTACGTTTGGGTCCGCCCAGATGTGCGGCGGAGCGGCGGGATGTCGGAGTTCGCAAACTAGGATCGGCGGAGTCCGCAAACTAGGATCGGCAATGGTCGTAATGCATGAACATGAATGTTTGGTGGCGGCATGCATGCAGGGTTACATGGACAACTTCGTGGACCAGACCGAGTTCTGGTACGAGAAGGGCGGCGACAATAAGCGCGACGACGACAAGTGGTGGATGCCGACGGTGAAGGTGCCGGCGGAGGGCCTGTCGGATGTGACCCGCAAGTGGCTGCAGTACCAGAAGGAGTGCGTGAACCAGGTGCTCAAGGCCGCCATGGCCATCAACGCGCAGGTGCTGGTGGAGATGGAGATCCCAGAGATCTACATCGAGTCGCTGCCCAAGAAGGGCAAGACGAGCCTGGGCGACGCCATCTACCGGAGCATCACCGACGAGGAGTTCGATCCGATCGAGTTCCTGGAAGGGGTGGACCTGTCGACGGAGCACAAGGTGCTTGATCTCAAGAACCGCATCGAGGCCTCCACCATCATCTGGAAGCGCAAGATGCAGACCAAAGACGCCAAGTCCTCCTGGGGTTCCATCATCAGCTTCGAGAAGCGCGAGCAGTTCGAGGAGCGCGCCGAGACCATCCTCCACCTCCTCAAGCTTCAGTTCCCCGGAGCCCCACAGTCACAGCTCGACATCTCCAAGATCCAATACAACAGGGTACATACCTGCGCCTTCCCGACCATTCATGACGCGTCATGCATGTGATGGTTCGCTCGTTGGTTGTTGATGGTGAAGTTGCATTGGCAGGATGTTGGTTACGCGCTCCTGGAGAGCTACTCGCGTGTCCTAGAGAGCCTGGCGTATAGCGTGATCTCGAGGATCGAGGACGTGCTGGGTGCGGACGCGGCGGCCACGAACCTGACGGCGAGCGAGGCGGCGCGGAGGCAGCTGGAGATGAACGCGCCAAGGAAGCTGGACGCCAGGGAGGAGCTGGAGAAGCTCAACGAGGCGCCGGCGTCCATGACGCTCTACGACTTCATGGGATGGCACTTCGACCAGGACGAGCTCAtgaggaagaaggaggagggcACGCTCGACGAGGCGGGCGAGGCCATGCTGCTCAAGAAGGCGCCAAGCCTCGCCCCCAAGAAGTTCTCCTACGTGGACAGCCTCGCCGGCGGCGTAAGGAGCCCCTCCGCGCGTCACTGATCGTACGCCATTGTCATCTCGAGAGAGCCAGGCCAGCACATATCGATCAAAGCAACAACGGGAACCAATCGATCCAAGATGGCATGGCAATGTACATATCTGAGGAGTGCACTTTGTACGTATTGGAGATCGACATTGGAGTGCACAGATCatcaccggctcgatcgatccaTCGGCCGGACTCGTTCATCCCTCTCATATACAGTAGACCGGATTGAGCAATTCTAGAGGACGGGAAAAGGACGAATGAACAGGATGGTTTGATCAGCTACACATTATTTTACTCTCCTTGCTCTCCGCCCGACATGTGCATGCAAGAACCTGCTTGCTTTGCTCGGGTTGCTGTTGTACGTACGTGGCTACTGATTTATTTTTGTAGGTACTTCTCATTTACTCCCCGGGAGAGGAGACGCTGAACTCTCTGGTATGTGTATAGCCAGCGGGCAAACACATTGTATTCATTGATTTGATTTAATCTAACCATTTCTAGACTCGGTTCCCCTGTTTCAGAGGGCAAACACACCTGATTATGCCAATTAACCATTCTAGCTTGTTCTGTTTGTTTGGATTTGGACGTGATGAAGGAGAGATTTATGAAACTACTGCTTCAAATCTGTTGTTTAACGGATTGGAAATTGCACACCTCATGCCAAACTTGGCAGGCGAATGAGCAGCCAGTGAGGATGTGTTGCATGCACTCTAGCTCCTGGTCACAAAGGAGGCAGTGAGGCACGTGTGGAAGCGTGCCTAGTTAGTCGGTCGGCAGACCAACATCGGTCTAGGAGGGCATGAGTTGGTCGGGGATCGGGGAAAGGGTGGTGTGACGCAGAAGCCGCTAGAGATCGACGTACTAGACCATTGCCGTAGGTCCGAGAGCATCGTAGATGCCACGGATCCATTATCAACCGTCCTTCGTTTGTCGCGCCGTCCGAGGACAAACGCGAAGACAAGAGATACAAGCTCCGCAGTGTATCGGCCATTGATCTGGTGATCAAACCAGAACAGACAAGTCTTGTCATCCCTGAGCTACCAAGTGGTAGAGGATGCACGATCACAACTACCTCAAAATCGCGAGGTAGCGCTAGATGGCTCCGGGGGCAGCCTGGGTTTGTGCGCTGAAGCCATGCCCAAGAGCGTGTAAAGCTAGTGATGcagagcatcccaaggtcatctcCATGTACACCTTCATAGCACCTCAAGCCCCAAGTGGACCTACCGGACTTAAGGTGAACCCGCTCATCTTCAAGATTTACATGAATATCTATTGGACTTGGTTGCTACCTCACCATGGATTGTTGTGCATCATTAGGTACGAGGGTGACCGCCACCAAGCAGCTAGGAAGCTTCCCGGAGGCCAAGGAGAAGGACCCCAAGTCCGCACGGAGGAAGAAGGAACCCAACAGGAGCTGGACAAGAAGTCCCAtgcgaccccgtgcgcacgggccccgAGACCGCGTGCCCACGGGCTACACAGGGAGCTGGCGCGGgagcaccccgtgcgcacgggcttgTACCGTGCCCGcgggacccccgtgcgcacgggcccaacttaccccgtgcgcacgggctcaTCAGGATGGACGGCCGAGAGTCACCTGTTGGGCCTTCACTTCGTCCCCTTCCTCCACCTACCTATATATAtatccctctccctcctccatttAGACTAAGCGAAGTAGTTGATAGACattagagagctttgctccttgtatccactcctctaggagatcatgacctcctaggagaagatccccttgTGGATTCAAGACCTTCTCTTGGGGAAGACTATCATCAAGACCTCtttcctcataggattgggatgaactagttaccctgtatctttcctttgttgtccttgaatcattgtgacctcttgtgtgttcttggatctagcatatgtgtgattggatctagttaatttgagtgtttcccctctcttgtgttcttcgtgggatttcccctccaattcgtaAAAGATCCAtcttagggttccaccctacaaaaTCTTGGTATCATAAGCCATGGTTTCTCATGAAATTGGAGCCCCCCTCCTAgttttctagcctaattttgttgtgttCATACCCAATTTCGGAAATCCACACAAAAAATAGCCCATTTTTTTGTGATTTATTGGTTTGAtgaggttttgttggatttgatccatggatttgcttggtttcaagtggatctagctttcccccatcttTTCCCCACCATCCATCCCCAAAATCTCTCCAATTTTGCCCTAGAAATCTTCAATTTCTGCCCCGAAATCGTGAAATTTCCGCCCACCCCATGCCCACGGACCCCAGACCCCATGCGCACGGGCCCCCGAAAAGTCTCTGGACACCCCGTGCCCATAGGcatgtaccgtgcgcacgggaccccgtgcccacgggctcCTACCCCCGTGCGCACGGCCCCCCTAGAGCAGCTGCGTGCACTTCACCGTTTCGGCCATAActtccacatccggagtccgatttcgcgttctttagctcaTTGAGTAACTATTGACATTCCCCATCCACCTAGATAGGttccaacatcatttgactccatcaattTTTTGacattttggcatctttgcctaggccttccaccatatcatccgcaaaGCCACCATAGCCTttcgcaacctaacccattttgctccatttcgcatttgtggttgtttgagttgtgacttgagtctcctaaggtgttttggctacttagggatagttgcttcttcatcaaccaccaccaccaccaccactttcgCGTTGCCATCTCCGATACCACCACCGCATGTCCGCTACCACCACTTGACATTTGCCTTTGGGGAtttttgagtttgcggtttttccgtttcctagggtgtttcggctaactaggaacggttcgacatcgacaacaccgtgctacctcttgagcttgcgttggtttttcccttgaagaggaaagggtgatgcagcaaagtagcgtaagtatttccctcagtttttgagaaccaaggtatcaatccagtaggagactacacacaagtcgcctcgtacctacacaaacaaataagaaccttgcaaccaacgcgataaaggggttgtcaatcccttcacgaccacttgcaaaagtgagatctgatagagataataagataaatatttttggtatattTATGATATAGaatgaaaagtaaagattgcaaagtaaaatagattggaaatttatatgatggaagatagacccgggggccataggtttcactagtggcttctctcaagatagcataagtattacggtgggtgaacaaattactgtcgatcaattgatagaaaagtgcataattatgagaatacctaggcatgatcatgtatataggcatcacgttcgcgacaagtagaccaaaacgattctgcatctactactattactccacatatcgaccgctatccaggatgcatctagagtattaagttcatgagaatagagtaacgcattaggcaagatgacatgatgtagagggataaactcaagcaatatgatataaaccccatctttttatcctcgatggcaacaatacaatgcgtgccttgctgcccctgctgtcactgggaaaggacaccgcaaaattgaacccaaagctaagcacttctcccattgcaagaaagatcaatctagtaggccaaaccaaactgataattcaaagagacttgcaaagataacaaatcatacataaaagaattcagaggagattcaaatattgttcataggtaatcttgatcataaacccacaattcatcgaatagatctccaagagaatcgaggagaactttgtattgagatccaaagaaagagaagaagccatctagctaataaatatggacccgaaggtctgtggtaaactactcacacatcaatcggagaggctatggtgttgatgtagaagccctccgtgatcgattccccctccggcggagcgccggaaaaagccccaagatgggatctcacgggtacagaaggttgcggcggtggaaatagggtttcgtggtgctctcggatgttttcggggtatatggatatatataggaggaagaagtaggtcggtggagctgcgaggggcccacgaggatggggggcgcgcccggggggcaggcgcacctccctgcctcatggcctcctcgcttctttcttgacgtccactccaagtcctctggatcacatttgttccaaaaataactctcccgaaggtttcattctgtttggactccgtttgatattccttttctgcgaaacactgaaataggctaaaaacagcaatttgtactgggccttcggttaataggttagtcccaaaaataatataaaagtgcttagtaaagcccattaaacatccaaaacagataatataatagcatggagcaatcaaaaattatagatacgtaggagacgtatcaagcatccccaagcttaattcctgctcgtcctcgagtaggtgaatgacaaaaacagaatttttgatgtggaattctacctagcatatttctctaagtaattctcttttattgtggcatgaatgttcagatccaaaagattcaagacaaaagtttaatattgacatgaaaataataatacttcaagcatactaacaaagcaatcatgtcttctcaaaataacatggccaaagaaagttacccctacaaaatcatatagtctggctatgctctctcttcatcacacaaagtatttaatcatgcacaaccccgatgacaatccaagcaattgtttcatacttttgatgttctcaaaccttttcaatcttcatgcaatatatgagcgtgagccatggacatagcactatatgtggaagaatggtggttgtggagaagacaaaaaggagaagatagtctcacatcaactaggcgtatcaacgggctatggagatgcccatcaatagatatcaatgtgagtgagtagggattgccatgcaatggatgcactagagctataagtgtatgaaagctcaacaaaagaaactaagtgggtgtgcatccaactcgcttgctcacgaagacctagggcattttgaggaagcccatcattagaatataaaagccaagttctataatgtaaaattcccactagtatatgaaactgacaacataggagactctctatcatgaagatcatggtgctactttgaagcacaagtgtggtaaaaggataataacattgtcccttctctgtttttctcttttttctatttttttatttgggcctttttctcctcttttttatggcctctttctttctcttttttttttcttttcgtccggagGCTCATCCcaacttatgggggaatcatagtctccatcaagataatgatcatcacacttttatttacttacaactcaaaaattacaactcaatatttagaacaaaatatgactatgtgaatgcctccagtggtgtaccgggatatgcaatgaatcaagagtgacatgtatgaaagaattatgaatggtggctttgccacaaatacgatgtcaactacatgatcatgcaaagcaatatgacaatgatgaagcgtgccATAATAAaaggaacggtggtaagttgcatggcaatatatctcggaatggctatggaaatgccataataggtaggtatggtggctgttttgaggaaggtatatggtgggtgtatcaTACAGGTGAAAGGTGCGCGATATTAGAgaagctagcaatggtggaagggtgagagtgcgtataatccatggactcaacattagtcataaagaactcacatacttattgcaaaaatctattagttatcgaaacgaagtactacgcgcatactcctagggggatagattggtaggaaaagaccatcgctcatcccgaccgccactcacaaggaagacaatcaataaataaatcatgctccgacttcatcacataacggttcaccatacgtgcatgctacagaaatcacaaactttagaacaagtatttctcaaattcacaactactcaactagcatgactctaatatcaccatcttcatatctcaaaacaattatcaagtatcaaacttctcatagtattcaatgcactttatatgatagtttttattatacccatcttggatgttcatcatattaggactaattttatagccaaagcaaactaccatgctatTCTGAAataatctcaaaataatataagtgaagcatgagagatcaataatttctataacataaaaccaccaccgtgctctaaaaagatataagtgaagcactagagcaaaattatctagctcaaaagatataagtgaagcacatagagtgttctaataaattccgattcatgcgtgtctcttccaaaaggtgtgtacagcaaggatgattgtggtaaactaaaaataaaagactcaaatcatacaatacgctccaagcaaaacacatatcatgtggtgaataaaaatatagcatcaagtaaagttaccgatggacggagacgaaagaggggatgccttccggggcatccccaagcttaggcttttggttgtccttgaattttaccttggggtgccttgggcatccccaatcttaggctcttgccactccttattccataatccatcaaatttttacccaaaacttgaaaacttcacaacacaaaactcaacagaaaatctaatgagctccgttagtataagaaaacaaatcaccaccataaggtaatgtaatgaaatcattctttatttatattggtgttaaacctactgtattccaacttctctatggtttataccctccgatactgtgacgcccccgattcaatcgtacactaatgatacacgcaaacgtgtacgatcaagatcagggactcacgggaagatatcacaacacaactctaaaaataaaataagtcatacaagcatcataatacaagccaggggcctcgagggctcgaatacaagtgctcgatcatagacgagtcagcggaagcaacaatatctgagtacagacataaagcaaacaaggtgccataagatcgaaagaggcgcaggcctcctgcctgggatcctcctagactactcatggtcgtcgtcagcggcctgaacgtagtagtaggcacctccggtgtagtaggagttgtcgtcgacggtggcgtctggctcctgggctccagcatctggttgcgacaaccaggtagaagggaaagggggaaaagagggagaaaagcaaccgtgagtactcatccaaagtactcgcaagcaaggatctacactatatatgcatgggtatatgtgtaaaggggcaatatcggtgggctgaactgtagaatgccagaataagagggggatagctagtcctatcgaagactatgcttctggcagcctccatcttgcagcatgtagaagagagtagattgaagttctccaagtatcatcgcataccataatcctacccggcgatcctcacctcgttgccctgttagagagcgatcaccgggttgtatctggcccttgaaagggtgtgttttattaagtatccggttctagtgtcataaggtcaaggtacaactccaagtcgtcctgctaccgaagatcacggctattcgaatagataaacttccctgcaggggtgcaccacattacccgacacactcgatccctctggccgggcacactttcctgggtcatgtccggcctcgggagattaacac
The sequence above is a segment of the Aegilops tauschii subsp. strangulata cultivar AL8/78 chromosome 6, Aet v6.0, whole genome shotgun sequence genome. Coding sequences within it:
- the LOC109758294 gene encoding rho guanine nucleotide exchange factor 8; amino-acid sequence: MVRFLRRHSLDKSNSHTHLRKEEQESNSCTESDTAEMQEPGGNGGGGAPPLPNGRTAPRSRLARDGPPSDLDVMKERFAKLLLGEDMSGTGKGVPSALALSNAITNLAASVFGEHRKLEPMAPDTKERWKKEVGWLLSVTDHIVEFVPTRQTAENGTTMEIMSTAQRRDLQMNIPALRKLDAMLIGYMDNFVDQTEFWYEKGGDNKRDDDKWWMPTVKVPAEGLSDVTRKWLQYQKECVNQVLKAAMAINAQVLVEMEIPEIYIESLPKKGKTSLGDAIYRSITDEEFDPIEFLEGVDLSTEHKVLDLKNRIEASTIIWKRKMQTKDAKSSWGSIISFEKREQFEERAETILHLLKLQFPGAPQSQLDISKIQYNRDVGYALLESYSRVLESLAYSVISRIEDVLGADAAATNLTASEAARRQLEMNAPRKLDAREELEKLNEAPASMTLYDFMGWHFDQDELMRKKEEGTLDEAGEAMLLKKAPSLAPKKFSYVDSLAGGVRSPSARH